A portion of the Trichomycterus rosablanca isolate fTriRos1 chromosome 17, fTriRos1.hap1, whole genome shotgun sequence genome contains these proteins:
- the spoplb gene encoding speckle-type POZ protein-like B: MSNLPTENKVKLHKGRERIKLAMSRVPTPPPPGEMTSGPVAESWCYTQVKVVKFSYMWTINNFSFCREEMGEVLKSSTFSSGPNDKMKWCLRVNPKGLDDESKDYLSLYLLLVNCPKSEVRAKFKFSLLNAKREETKAMESQRAYRFVQGKDWGFKKFIRRDFLLDEANGLLPDDKLTLFCEVSVVQDSVNISGQSNMNMLKVPECQLADDLGSLWEGSRFTDCSLFVGGQEFKAHKSILAARSPVFNAMFEHRMEESKKNRVDISDVEPDVFREMMVFIYTGKAPNLDKMADHLLAAADKYALERLKVMCEEALCNSLSVENVADILILADLHSAEQLKAQAIDFINRCSVLRQLGCKDGKNWNSNHAADIMETAGWKAMIQSHPHLVAEAFRALASAQCPPFGLPRKRLKQS; the protein is encoded by the exons ATGAGCAACCTCCCCACTGAAAACAAG gtcaAGCTTCATAAGGGACGAGAACGGATAAAGCTGGCCATGTCACGGGTCCCAACCCCCCCTCCTCCGGGGGAGATGACATCAGGACCTGTGGCAGAGAGCTGGTGTTACACACAG GTTAAAGTAGTGAAGTTCTCCTACATGTGGACAATAAACAACTTCAGTTTTTGCCGAGAGGAGATGGGAGAGGTGCTTAAAAGTTCCACCTTCTCTTCTGGTCCCAACGACAAAATGAAGTG GTGCTTAAGAGTGAATCCAAAGGGACTGGATGATGAGAGTAAAGATTACCTCTCTCTCTACTTACTGCTTGTAAACTGTCCAAAAAGTGAAGTGAGAGCAAAGTTTAAATTTTCTCTATTAAATGCCAAAAGAGAAGAAACTAAAGCCATGG AAAGTCAAAGAGCATATCGCTTTGTCCAGGGAAAGGATTGGGGCTTTAAAAAGTTTATTAGGCGAGACTTTTTACTTGATGAAGCTAATGGACTTCTACCAGATGACAAGCTTACTCTATTTTGTGAG GTGAGTGTCGTACAGGACTCTGTGAACATCTCGGGTCAGTCCAACATGAACATGCTGAAAGTGCCAGAGTGCCAGTTGGCCGATGACCTGGGCAGCCTGTGGGAAGGATCCAGGTTTACGGACTGCAGCCTGTTTGTAGGAGGACAGgaatttaaagcacacaaaTCCATCCTGGCAG CACGATCGCCAGtatttaatgccatgtttgAACACAGAATGGAGGAAAGTAAAAAG AATCGCGTGGACATCAGTGATGTTGAACCAGATGTGTTTAGGGAGATGATGGTTTTCATCTATACAGGCAAAGCTCCAAACCTAGACAAAATGGCCGATCACCTGTTAGCTGCAGCAGACAAG TATGCTCTGGAAAGACTAAAGGTGATGTGTGAGGAGGCTTTGTGTAACAGTCTGTCTGTCGAGAACGTGGCAGACATCCTCATTCTAGCAGACCTACACAGTGCCGAACAGCTCAAAGCACAAGCCATAGACTTTATCAACAG ATGCAGCGTCCTCAGACAGTTGGGCTGTAAAGATGGAAAGAACTGGAATAGCAA TCATGCCGCAGACATAATGGAGACCGCAGGCTGGAAAGCCATGATCCAGTCCCATCCTCACCTAGTGGCAGAAGCCTTCCGTGCCCTCGCTTCAGCCCAGTGCCCTCCCTTCGGCCTGCCCAGGAAACGACTAAAGCAGTCCTGA